One bacterium genomic window carries:
- a CDS encoding acylphosphatase: MKSSGETRIRILVRGRVQGVFFRASTVEVGTGLGLAGRVRNLPDGGVEVLAEGPRPALEELAAWARRGPAGARVDSVEVEWGAGPGGYAGFGIAGRWDR; encoded by the coding sequence ATGAAGTCCTCGGGGGAAACCCGGATCCGGATCCTGGTGCGGGGGCGGGTCCAGGGGGTGTTTTTCCGGGCTTCCACCGTCGAGGTGGGAACCGGGTTGGGGCTGGCCGGCCGGGTCCGCAACCTCCCCGACGGCGGCGTGGAGGTTCTGGCCGAAGGCCCCCGCCCGGCCCTGGAAGAGCTCGCGGCCTGGGCCCGGCGGGGGCCGGCCGGCGCCCGCGTGGACTCGGTCGAAGTGGAGTGGGGCGCGGGTCCGGGCGGATACGCCGGGTTCGGCATCGCCGGGAGGTGGGATCGATGA
- a CDS encoding NCS2 family permease, with translation MNRHFLSTYFGFAERRTDLRTEIGAGITTFTTLAYIIFVQPAVLSGKMFGFDSGLDFGAVMTATCLSGALATLLMGVLANYPIAQAPGMGENFFFVLTVVAEAGTLAAVRAGETTAWQVALGVVFISGVIFLILSLCRVRRVVIEAVSPSLRNGIAVGIGIFIAFIGLQNAKIVVADPGTLIGLNPRLHSLQMLVFGFVFLVTLALMTRRVRGAILWGILSGLALSLILGRTRFSGAVVAPPPSLSPTFLKFDLVHALSPHMWSFIVIFLFMDVFDTLGTLIGVSEQAGFIKDNRLPRADRALVSDAVGTVVGAAMGTSTVTSFIESITGVAYGGRTGFTSVVTAGCFLAALFFSPVVGMVTQDHALTAPALIVVGAMMIRNVRKVQWDDLTEGLPAFLVMVGIPLCYSIADGIAWGFVSYPAIKLLAGRGREVHWPLYPVAGLFLAKYLIF, from the coding sequence ATGAACAGGCATTTCCTTTCGACATACTTCGGTTTCGCAGAACGCCGCACCGATCTCCGTACCGAAATCGGGGCCGGCATCACCACCTTCACCACGTTGGCCTACATCATCTTCGTGCAGCCGGCGGTGCTTTCGGGGAAAATGTTCGGCTTCGATTCGGGGTTGGATTTCGGGGCGGTCATGACCGCCACCTGTCTTTCCGGGGCCCTGGCCACCCTCCTCATGGGGGTTCTGGCCAACTACCCGATCGCCCAGGCCCCGGGGATGGGGGAGAATTTTTTCTTCGTTCTCACCGTGGTGGCCGAGGCGGGCACGCTGGCGGCGGTCCGCGCCGGAGAAACCACGGCCTGGCAGGTCGCTCTGGGGGTGGTGTTCATCTCCGGCGTCATCTTCCTCATCCTCTCGCTCTGCCGGGTGCGCCGCGTCGTCATCGAGGCGGTCAGCCCCAGTCTCCGCAACGGGATCGCCGTGGGGATCGGAATCTTCATCGCATTCATCGGACTGCAGAACGCCAAGATCGTGGTCGCCGACCCCGGAACCCTGATCGGTCTCAACCCCCGCCTCCACTCTCTGCAGATGCTGGTCTTCGGTTTCGTTTTCCTGGTCACGCTGGCGCTGATGACGCGCCGAGTGCGGGGAGCCATCCTCTGGGGGATTCTCTCCGGCCTGGCCCTGTCCCTGATTTTGGGCCGCACCCGGTTCAGCGGGGCCGTGGTCGCCCCTCCCCCTTCCCTCTCCCCCACCTTTCTGAAGTTCGACCTCGTTCACGCCCTCAGCCCCCACATGTGGTCCTTCATCGTCATCTTCCTGTTCATGGACGTGTTCGATACGCTGGGGACCCTGATCGGCGTCAGCGAACAGGCCGGGTTCATCAAGGATAACCGTCTGCCTCGCGCCGACCGGGCCCTGGTCTCGGACGCGGTCGGGACCGTGGTGGGGGCGGCGATGGGAACCAGCACGGTCACCTCCTTCATCGAAAGCATTACCGGGGTGGCTTACGGAGGGAGGACGGGTTTTACCAGCGTGGTCACGGCCGGTTGTTTTCTCGCCGCGCTTTTTTTCAGCCCGGTGGTGGGCATGGTCACCCAGGATCACGCCCTCACCGCTCCGGCCTTGATCGTGGTGGGGGCGATGATGATCCGCAACGTCCGCAAAGTGCAATGGGACGACCTGACCGAGGGGCTCCCCGCTTTTCTGGTCATGGTGGGTATCCCCCTCTGCTACAGCATCGCCGACGGGATCGCCTGGGGGTTCGTCTCCTACCCCGCGATCAAGCTCCTGGCCGGCCGGGGACGGGAGGTGCATTGGCCGCTCTATCCGGTGGCCGGACTTTTCCTGGCCAAATACCTTATTTTCTGA
- the smpB gene encoding SsrA-binding protein SmpB gives MKGRVLITNRKARRDYLILETSEAGIVLEGSEVKSLRAGRGSLAESYARVENEEVFLEGMHITPYDHGSVFNPPELRPRKLLLHKREIRKLIGQTAIKGHTLIPLSLYLSRGRVKVELAVARGKKAYDKRETIREREGAREMAAAVKRARN, from the coding sequence GTGAAGGGACGAGTCCTGATCACCAACCGCAAGGCCCGTCGCGACTACCTGATCCTGGAAACGTCGGAGGCCGGCATCGTCCTTGAGGGCTCGGAGGTGAAATCCCTGCGCGCCGGGCGCGGGAGCCTGGCCGAAAGTTACGCCCGCGTCGAGAACGAGGAAGTGTTCCTGGAAGGGATGCATATCACCCCCTACGACCATGGGAGCGTCTTCAACCCCCCGGAACTGCGCCCGCGCAAACTCCTTCTGCATAAGCGGGAAATCAGGAAACTGATCGGCCAGACCGCGATCAAGGGACACACGCTGATCCCCCTTTCCCTCTATCTCAGCCGGGGCCGGGTCAAGGTGGAATTGGCTGTGGCCCGGGGGAAGAAAGCCTACGACAAGCGGGAGACGATCAGGGAACGGGAAGGGGCCCGGGAGATGGCGGCGGCCGTCAAACGGGCTCGGAACTGA
- a CDS encoding PQQ-binding-like beta-propeller repeat protein: MIRTLAAALLFLQAAGTGPEPAGAPAWRQQGGGSDHGGGEGGVPTDPVLAWRYSGRYAFFTPPSVLGDRLVVGDEHGRLTCFSAEDGHRIWDRKSSGYYAAAPVAAEGRIYAACSRREQWTETVKSGGMFSGGADQIVSMVEERGTIACYALENGRKLWSRRFPKVIHATPALEGDRLVAGSGDFKIYCLEAQRGKHLWEVKTEGPVEASPVITAGRVLAGSSDANLYCLDLGDGSLLWRFKASGAIRVAPAAARGGVFFGTVTGTMYCLTVSAGTKVWEKDLKALLVSPPMIVHNDLVLACSDHTIRCLRGGDGEEKWRLETRGMARSLAAGADAGLAGCDDGTLVAFGLEDGRGRWEQTLARKEPLLVSIGGGKIFASSPDKSIYCLRQNRGR; the protein is encoded by the coding sequence ATGATCCGGACCCTGGCGGCGGCCCTGCTTTTTCTTCAGGCGGCCGGAACCGGCCCGGAGCCGGCCGGCGCCCCGGCCTGGAGGCAACAGGGGGGAGGGTCCGACCACGGCGGAGGGGAGGGGGGGGTTCCCACCGACCCGGTTCTGGCGTGGCGCTATTCGGGGCGCTACGCTTTTTTCACCCCTCCCTCGGTTCTCGGCGACCGGCTGGTGGTGGGGGACGAGCATGGACGGCTGACCTGTTTTTCGGCCGAAGACGGTCACCGGATCTGGGACCGGAAGTCCTCCGGGTACTACGCCGCGGCCCCGGTGGCGGCGGAGGGCCGGATCTACGCCGCCTGCTCCCGCCGCGAACAGTGGACGGAAACCGTTAAAAGCGGGGGGATGTTTTCCGGCGGCGCCGACCAGATCGTGTCCATGGTCGAGGAGCGGGGGACCATCGCCTGTTACGCCCTGGAGAACGGGCGCAAGCTGTGGAGCCGGCGGTTTCCCAAGGTCATCCACGCCACACCCGCCCTGGAAGGAGACCGCCTGGTCGCGGGCAGCGGCGATTTCAAGATCTACTGCCTGGAAGCTCAGCGGGGGAAACACCTGTGGGAAGTCAAAACGGAGGGACCGGTGGAAGCTTCCCCGGTCATCACCGCGGGGAGGGTCCTGGCCGGATCCAGCGACGCCAACCTTTACTGCCTCGACCTCGGCGACGGCTCCCTGCTCTGGCGTTTCAAGGCATCGGGCGCGATCCGGGTCGCCCCGGCGGCGGCGCGGGGCGGGGTTTTTTTCGGGACCGTGACGGGGACCATGTACTGCCTGACCGTTTCCGCGGGAACGAAGGTTTGGGAGAAGGACCTCAAAGCGCTCCTGGTTTCTCCGCCGATGATCGTTCACAACGATCTCGTCCTCGCCTGCAGCGACCACACCATCCGCTGTCTCCGGGGGGGGGACGGCGAAGAGAAATGGCGGCTCGAGACCCGGGGCATGGCCCGGAGCCTGGCCGCCGGCGCTGACGCGGGGTTGGCCGGCTGCGACGACGGAACCCTGGTCGCCTTCGGCCTGGAAGACGGCCGGGGGAGGTGGGAGCAGACGCTGGCCCGCAAGGAACCGCTCCTGGTCTCCATCGGGGGAGGGAAAATCTTTGCTTCTTCTCCCGACAAATCTATATATTGTCTGCGTCAGAACCGGGGCCGTTAG
- a CDS encoding NUDIX domain-containing protein produces the protein MSAPITLVTCGIIWKGNRFLIAQRKPDSRLEPLKWEFPGGKIEFTEDPPTALRREIREELGFEIDVGDIFCVSSHTYSRPDGTAKHIMMLAYNCAYRRGEPSAIDVHGFRWVETRELDAYDLAAADLVIRDRLQRRHGLPPSDAPAPDETPDLHDRDTTVADLRKVVSQFVEERDWGQFHSPKNLSMSIAIEAAELMELFQWNTVEESRLIGQTPERYEEVCREVADIAAYVLSLANSLDIDLSRAVTRKMRLNRLKYPREKFYGKF, from the coding sequence ATGAGCGCCCCCATCACCCTGGTTACCTGCGGGATCATCTGGAAGGGAAACCGTTTTCTGATCGCCCAGCGCAAGCCCGATTCGCGACTCGAACCCCTGAAGTGGGAATTCCCGGGAGGAAAGATCGAGTTCACCGAGGATCCGCCCACCGCCCTGCGCCGGGAGATCCGCGAAGAGCTCGGCTTCGAGATCGACGTCGGGGATATCTTCTGCGTCAGTTCCCACACCTACAGCCGGCCCGACGGGACGGCCAAGCATATCATGATGCTGGCCTACAACTGCGCCTATCGGCGCGGGGAACCCTCGGCGATCGACGTGCACGGGTTCCGTTGGGTCGAAACCCGGGAACTGGACGCCTACGACCTGGCGGCCGCCGACCTCGTCATCCGCGACCGGCTCCAGAGACGCCACGGTCTCCCTCCCTCCGATGCGCCGGCACCGGACGAAACCCCCGACCTCCATGACCGGGATACGACCGTGGCCGATCTGCGGAAGGTGGTTTCGCAATTCGTGGAAGAACGCGACTGGGGACAGTTTCATTCCCCCAAGAACCTGAGCATGTCCATCGCCATCGAAGCGGCCGAGCTCATGGAGCTTTTTCAGTGGAACACGGTCGAGGAATCCCGGTTGATCGGCCAGACCCCCGAACGCTACGAGGAAGTCTGCCGGGAAGTGGCGGACATAGCCGCCTACGTTCTCAGCCTGGCCAATTCCCTCGACATCGATCTCAGCCGGGCGGTCACCCGGAAGATGAGGCTGAACCGGCTGAAGTACCCCCGGGAAAAATTCTATGGGAAATTCTGA
- a CDS encoding tetratricopeptide repeat protein, whose protein sequence is MVAGGSIYLPALRYPLLWDDVRVVRDNSLLRGAESPLLYFQPDFWRWRVPISRNDYRPLQMLALSVPAWWGGADPAPYRCANILVNALATVAVFLLAFRVGGSAVAALVAAALYAVHPAHVEAVVNPRNISELLPSLFMTLVLAGLLSARPPGALRIAGLSLIYAAALLTKETALILPPLVVFTVLLRAGWKRAWRLSLPFWGLALVSGAWKAVMLKSAGLPRPGNLVDYPPDMVRLWARYLQLLIFPVRLKTLYSFRLPVYWGGWLWLLPLLGAVAFLLALGRVRRRRGIFWAGAGLTISLLPALSKVAQAGRTVAEQRLYFPSVFGCILAGLFLAPLLSGGTCRRRRWAGTVLGIVLVALTLGSVDYLWAWKSEFNLWLRASIYSPRASLAYNNLAIAYHVRGDDRAAIGALREALTINPRHCEAHNNLGVFYRNRGALKKAVRHFEQSLSADPLYHVASLNLAETYLRMGRIEEAETIIRSVVAANPWVPEAYNALGIALEREARFPEAAEAYRKAGEINREYAVPLRNLALLLQERGRFPEALAAAEEALRRAPRHPTGFAVLARLYVGRGLFAEARSTLRRGLRLNPGETKLKTQLLALPPPTPGPGGPVP, encoded by the coding sequence GTGGTGGCCGGCGGGTCGATCTATCTTCCGGCCCTCCGCTACCCGCTGCTCTGGGACGACGTGCGGGTGGTCCGGGACAACAGCCTGCTGCGCGGAGCGGAATCTCCCCTGCTCTACTTTCAACCGGACTTCTGGCGCTGGCGCGTGCCGATCTCCCGCAACGACTACCGCCCGCTCCAGATGCTTGCGCTCAGCGTCCCCGCGTGGTGGGGGGGGGCCGATCCGGCTCCCTACCGGTGCGCCAACATCCTCGTCAACGCTCTGGCCACCGTTGCCGTGTTTCTGCTCGCCTTCCGCGTGGGGGGGAGCGCCGTCGCCGCCCTGGTCGCCGCCGCCCTCTACGCCGTTCATCCCGCCCACGTGGAAGCCGTGGTCAACCCCCGCAACATTTCCGAGCTGCTGCCCTCGCTGTTCATGACTCTGGTGCTGGCCGGCCTGCTTTCCGCCCGACCGCCCGGGGCGTTGCGGATCGCCGGTCTCTCGCTGATCTATGCCGCCGCGCTGCTGACCAAGGAGACGGCCCTGATCCTCCCCCCCCTGGTCGTGTTCACGGTCCTTCTCCGCGCCGGTTGGAAGCGCGCCTGGCGCCTCAGTCTCCCCTTCTGGGGCCTCGCCCTGGTCTCGGGGGCGTGGAAGGCGGTAATGCTTAAATCCGCGGGCCTGCCCCGGCCGGGAAATCTGGTCGATTACCCTCCGGACATGGTCCGGCTCTGGGCGCGCTATCTGCAGCTGTTGATTTTTCCGGTCCGCCTGAAGACGCTCTACAGCTTCAGGCTGCCGGTTTACTGGGGGGGCTGGCTCTGGTTGCTGCCGTTGTTGGGTGCGGTCGCCTTCCTGCTGGCGCTGGGCCGGGTCCGCCGCCGCCGCGGCATTTTCTGGGCGGGGGCCGGGTTGACGATCAGCCTGCTGCCGGCCTTGAGCAAGGTGGCCCAGGCCGGGCGGACCGTGGCCGAACAGCGGCTGTATTTTCCCTCGGTCTTCGGATGCATTCTGGCGGGCCTTTTCCTGGCTCCGCTTCTTTCCGGGGGGACGTGCCGGCGCCGGCGTTGGGCCGGGACGGTCCTGGGAATCGTGCTGGTCGCGTTGACTTTGGGGAGCGTCGACTATCTCTGGGCCTGGAAAAGCGAATTCAATCTCTGGCTTCGCGCCAGCATCTATTCGCCCCGGGCTTCCCTGGCCTACAACAACCTGGCCATCGCGTACCATGTCCGGGGGGACGACCGGGCCGCGATCGGCGCCCTGCGGGAAGCCCTGACCATCAACCCCCGGCACTGCGAGGCCCACAACAACCTGGGCGTGTTTTATCGCAACCGGGGGGCGTTGAAGAAAGCCGTCCGCCATTTCGAGCAAAGTCTTTCCGCGGACCCTCTCTACCACGTCGCCTCCCTCAATCTGGCCGAAACCTACCTGCGCATGGGCCGGATCGAAGAGGCGGAGACGATCATCCGTTCGGTCGTCGCCGCCAACCCCTGGGTCCCCGAAGCCTATAACGCCCTGGGCATTGCGTTGGAGCGGGAAGCGCGGTTTCCCGAAGCCGCCGAAGCCTACCGGAAGGCGGGGGAGATCAACCGCGAGTACGCGGTGCCTCTGCGCAATCTGGCCCTGTTGCTTCAGGAACGGGGTCGGTTTCCCGAAGCGCTGGCGGCCGCCGAAGAAGCGTTGCGCCGCGCGCCCCGGCATCCGACCGGGTTCGCGGTCCTGGCCCGCCTCTATGTCGGCCGGGGGTTGTTCGCCGAAGCCCGAAGCACCTTGCGGCGCGGACTGCGGCTCAACCCCGGCGAGACGAAACTGAAAACTCAGCTCCTGGCCCTGCCGCCGCCCACGCCCGGCCCCGGCGGCCCGGTTCCTTAA